A single window of Paenibacillus sp. SYP-B4298 DNA harbors:
- a CDS encoding glutathione peroxidase, translating to MSIYAIEVRTIDGQTTTLETYKDKVLLIVNTASACGLTPHYAGLQQLYDTYQEQGLEILGFPCNQFAGQEPGSEEEIKQFCELNYKVTFPLFSKIDVKGPQIHPLYAYLLEHTPAPYQNGDIEWNFAKFLVDREGHIVKRFGARTEPASLEQDIKQLL from the coding sequence ATGTCCATCTATGCTATCGAGGTTCGCACGATTGACGGTCAGACGACTACACTGGAGACATACAAGGATAAGGTGCTCCTTATTGTGAATACGGCCAGCGCGTGCGGTCTCACCCCGCATTATGCCGGACTGCAGCAGCTCTATGATACATACCAGGAGCAGGGTCTGGAGATCCTTGGCTTCCCCTGCAATCAGTTTGCCGGCCAGGAGCCGGGAAGCGAGGAAGAAATCAAGCAATTTTGCGAGCTGAATTATAAAGTGACCTTTCCGCTGTTTAGCAAAATCGATGTCAAGGGGCCTCAGATCCACCCCTTGTATGCTTATCTGCTGGAGCATACGCCTGCGCCTTATCAGAACGGGGATATTGAATGGAATTTCGCCAAGTTTCTAGTTGACCGCGAGGGTCATATTGTGAAGCGCTTCGGCGCCCGCACCGAGCCCGCTTCGCTGGAGCAAGACATCAAGCAGCTACTCTAG
- the helD gene encoding RNA polymerase recycling motor HelD yields the protein MSISEEQWQQEQKRVDEVTLKIQAAIEELEDRAGEVRSDVVEIRRHFWDEVTVNLSNAEDVIETYFSMKQQTDVMSERERSHRHAQTALNKYKRLVESPYFGRIDFKEEGESSAERIYLGIASFIEEDGDEFLVYDWRAPISSLYYDYGPGAASYETPGGTIAGEMELKRQFMIRSGEIRYVFDTGLTVGDELLQQALGRSADAQMRSIVATIQREQNQIIRNERARMLVVQGAAGSGKTSAALQRVAYLLYRHRDTLKADQMVLFSPNPLFNSYVSTVLPELGEENMVQTTFQEYLESRLGEQYAVEDPFDQLEYVLTQEQAVDYGARMEAIRFKSSSAYMLLLQRYADYLSQRSMLFQPVRFRGEELISADRLAEQFYAQDASLRMPNRIELLKEWLLQEAGRLERQQRELPWVEDAIELLDDEEYHRVHQRMRKERRSMGATFDDYEEEKRLLSLTIVREQMAPVRRWIKELQFMDVAALYRQLFETAGLASSLLGPDNALPEAWDSIRAQTVGGIEERRLAYEDATPYLYLSELLTGFRMNTHVRHVVIDEAQDYSAFQLEFMKRLFPRSRMTALGDFNQAIYAHHSVLDQAEGVGSAATLLGEEHTEVLRLSRSYRSTKEIVEFTKGMVGASEIIPFERSGELPRVRRTEGGIDALHAVLLQELHNLQEAGYASIGVICRTAAESERAYAALKDSVPMQLIKKGTASFTQGAQVIPVYLAKGVEFDAVLIYDGSRSSYAREGERKLFYTACTRAMHVLRICTLGEPSRFITDQPPERYEIVAPSASETLKT from the coding sequence ATGAGCATCTCCGAGGAGCAGTGGCAGCAGGAGCAGAAGCGGGTGGATGAGGTGACCCTCAAGATTCAGGCAGCGATAGAGGAGCTGGAGGATCGGGCAGGCGAGGTGCGCTCTGATGTCGTGGAGATTCGTCGACACTTCTGGGATGAAGTGACGGTCAATCTGAGCAATGCCGAGGACGTGATCGAGACGTACTTCAGCATGAAGCAGCAGACGGATGTCATGTCCGAGCGCGAGCGCAGCCACCGGCATGCGCAGACTGCACTGAATAAATATAAACGGTTGGTGGAATCCCCCTATTTCGGGCGGATCGACTTCAAGGAGGAAGGGGAATCGAGCGCAGAGCGGATCTATCTGGGGATTGCCTCCTTCATCGAGGAGGATGGGGATGAGTTCTTGGTCTATGACTGGCGTGCGCCGATCTCCAGCCTGTACTATGATTACGGTCCTGGGGCTGCCAGCTATGAGACACCGGGAGGAACGATTGCCGGGGAGATGGAGCTGAAGCGGCAATTCATGATACGGTCAGGGGAAATTCGCTACGTGTTCGACACCGGATTAACGGTTGGAGACGAGCTCCTGCAGCAAGCGCTGGGTCGCAGTGCCGATGCTCAGATGCGCAGTATTGTCGCGACGATCCAACGCGAGCAGAACCAGATTATCCGTAATGAACGGGCTCGCATGCTGGTGGTGCAAGGGGCAGCCGGCAGCGGTAAAACCTCCGCTGCGCTCCAGCGTGTAGCCTATCTGCTCTATAGACATCGCGATACGCTCAAAGCCGACCAGATGGTGCTGTTCTCGCCGAACCCGTTGTTCAACAGCTATGTATCCACGGTGCTGCCGGAGCTGGGCGAGGAGAATATGGTTCAGACCACCTTTCAGGAGTATCTGGAAAGCAGGCTGGGGGAGCAGTATGCAGTGGAGGACCCATTTGACCAGTTGGAATATGTGCTGACACAGGAGCAAGCAGTAGATTACGGCGCACGGATGGAAGCGATCCGATTCAAATCCTCTTCGGCCTATATGCTGCTGCTGCAGCGTTATGCCGATTATCTGTCGCAGCGCAGCATGTTGTTCCAGCCTGTCCGCTTCCGCGGGGAAGAGCTGATCTCCGCTGATCGTCTGGCAGAGCAATTCTATGCCCAGGACGCCAGTCTGCGCATGCCCAACCGGATCGAGCTGCTCAAGGAATGGCTGCTCCAGGAGGCCGGGCGACTGGAACGACAGCAGCGGGAGCTGCCGTGGGTGGAGGATGCGATTGAACTGCTGGATGATGAGGAATACCATCGGGTTCACCAGCGCATGCGCAAGGAACGGCGAAGCATGGGCGCAACCTTCGATGACTATGAGGAGGAGAAGCGGCTGCTGTCGCTAACCATCGTGCGGGAGCAGATGGCGCCTGTGCGGCGCTGGATCAAGGAGCTGCAATTTATGGATGTCGCCGCATTGTACCGCCAGTTGTTCGAGACTGCAGGGCTGGCATCCTCGCTGCTGGGGCCGGATAACGCGCTGCCGGAGGCGTGGGATTCGATCCGCGCGCAGACGGTGGGCGGCATAGAGGAGAGGCGACTGGCTTATGAGGATGCTACGCCTTATCTTTATCTCTCCGAGCTGTTAACGGGCTTCCGCATGAATACGCATGTGCGCCATGTGGTCATTGATGAAGCACAGGATTATTCGGCCTTTCAGCTGGAGTTCATGAAGAGGCTGTTTCCCCGCAGCAGGATGACCGCGCTCGGTGATTTCAATCAAGCCATCTATGCTCATCATTCTGTGCTGGATCAGGCAGAGGGGGTTGGTTCCGCTGCGACCTTGTTGGGGGAGGAGCATACGGAGGTGCTGCGGTTAAGTCGCAGCTACCGCTCAACCAAGGAGATTGTCGAGTTTACGAAGGGGATGGTCGGCGCGAGCGAGATTATACCGTTTGAACGCAGCGGTGAGTTGCCCCGAGTAAGGAGGACGGAAGGGGGAATAGATGCTCTGCACGCAGTGCTGCTGCAGGAGCTGCACAACCTCCAGGAGGCGGGCTATGCGTCCATCGGGGTGATCTGCAGGACGGCAGCGGAGAGCGAGCGGGCTTATGCTGCGCTCAAGGACAGCGTGCCGATGCAGCTAATCAAGAAAGGGACGGCCTCCTTCACCCAAGGGGCACAGGTTATTCCGGTCTATCTGGCCAAAGGAGTGGAGTTCGACGCGGTGCTTATCTATGACGGCTCGCGAAGCAGCTATGCCAGGGAAGGCGAGCGTAAGCTATTCTATACAGCCTGCACGAGAGCCATGCATGTGCTGCGAATCTGCACGCTGGGTGAGCCAAGTCGCTTCATTACCGACCAGCCGCCCGAGCGTTACGAGATTGTGGCGCCTTCGGCGTCTGAGACCTTGAAGACGTGA
- a CDS encoding DUF4309 domain-containing protein → MSIRWKLWIMGAAVATVLVSGCSSEKTEVKTEKPQQVDQKPAQPSPDPVKPPANSGNVFPESATGGFVEGFEFGIGDHTGDVLRQWGEPEHMEYWAGGLYLSYPQVVLFTDARLDNEDHVIDGTVREMGFRPGTDLFGAKVGQTFAEIEAVLGSGYVKHSPDDNKNNEFYGEMWSIEYDLGSYLLVFSGEQEEGPTDSAYYMLK, encoded by the coding sequence ATGAGCATAAGATGGAAGCTATGGATAATGGGCGCTGCAGTTGCAACTGTGCTTGTGAGCGGCTGCTCATCCGAGAAGACTGAGGTCAAGACGGAGAAGCCGCAGCAGGTTGATCAGAAGCCTGCTCAGCCGTCGCCGGACCCCGTGAAGCCTCCCGCAAACAGCGGGAATGTATTTCCCGAATCGGCGACTGGCGGTTTTGTGGAGGGATTTGAATTCGGCATAGGAGATCATACCGGAGATGTGCTCCGCCAATGGGGAGAACCCGAGCATATGGAATATTGGGCTGGAGGTCTGTACCTGTCCTACCCGCAGGTCGTGCTGTTTACAGATGCGCGTCTGGATAATGAGGATCATGTCATCGACGGCACGGTGAGAGAGATGGGCTTTCGACCCGGAACGGACCTGTTCGGAGCCAAGGTAGGGCAGACCTTTGCTGAGATCGAGGCTGTGCTGGGCAGCGGCTATGTGAAGCACTCGCCCGACGACAACAAAAATAATGAGTTTTATGGCGAGATGTGGTCGATCGAATACGATCTGGGCAGCTACCTGCTCGTATTCTCGGGAGAACAGGAGGAAGGTCCGACCGATTCGGCCTACTATATGCTGAAATGA
- a CDS encoding DUF1294 domain-containing protein: MLMRHDKLQAGRRGRRVPERTLLGLAALGGAAGGWLGMKLWRHKTRHGRFRFGLPLLTATHAMVIIMLFLFRQM; this comes from the coding sequence ATGCTCATGCGCCATGACAAGCTCCAGGCCGGACGCCGCGGCAGACGGGTGCCGGAACGCACGCTGCTTGGCTTAGCGGCATTGGGCGGCGCGGCCGGAGGCTGGCTGGGTATGAAGCTGTGGCGCCATAAGACGCGGCATGGCCGATTTCGCTTCGGGTTGCCGCTGCTTACGGCAACCCACGCTATGGTGATCATTATGCTATTTCTGTTCAGGCAGATGTAA
- a CDS encoding helix-turn-helix domain-containing protein, with protein sequence MGTSLLMCGFSHHTQPFFTGYERSGPGFLFRLQTEGRANALVGGQMTEIAAGDLLLFAPWEPYRLSITPFDHPQRGRTVFSSDYYLSCRGSWIEEWWQRRNRPKLTRVDLEDRLLSLWRNLILEKRGFGEQQPELTDYMLRSLCLVIDRIIDEQASPQSHPFIVQRIKAYIEEHATVSLRLEELADHVRLSVSRASHLFKEHTGTTIIDYAQEIRLSVAEERMKYSAMTLEQIAETCGFGSYSYFFRIFRRKHGMSPAAYRRTYAPGIVITDPHTQIHRPAASKDGAELQSRSLHLPEQK encoded by the coding sequence ATGGGAACTTCATTGCTCATGTGCGGCTTTTCACATCATACACAGCCCTTCTTCACCGGCTATGAGCGCAGTGGGCCGGGATTTCTGTTCCGGCTGCAGACCGAAGGACGGGCGAATGCCCTGGTCGGTGGACAGATGACGGAGATTGCTGCCGGCGACCTGCTGCTGTTCGCTCCATGGGAGCCCTACAGGCTGTCCATTACGCCCTTCGATCACCCACAGCGAGGCCGGACTGTCTTCAGCAGCGACTATTACCTATCCTGCCGCGGAAGCTGGATCGAGGAATGGTGGCAACGCCGCAATCGCCCCAAGCTGACCCGCGTCGATCTGGAGGATCGCCTGCTGTCGCTGTGGCGCAATCTCATCCTGGAGAAGCGCGGCTTCGGCGAACAGCAGCCGGAGCTGACGGACTACATGCTGCGCAGCTTATGTCTTGTCATCGACCGCATCATCGATGAGCAGGCCTCTCCTCAGAGCCATCCCTTCATCGTACAGCGGATCAAGGCTTATATCGAGGAGCATGCTACAGTCTCACTGCGGCTGGAGGAGCTGGCAGACCATGTCCGACTCAGCGTCTCGCGGGCGTCGCATCTGTTCAAGGAGCATACAGGAACAACCATCATCGACTACGCTCAGGAGATTCGGCTCTCCGTTGCTGAGGAGCGGATGAAATACAGCGCGATGACACTGGAGCAGATCGCCGAAACATGCGGCTTTGGCAGCTACTCGTATTTCTTCCGCATCTTCCGCCGGAAGCACGGGATGTCCCCCGCTGCCTACCGCCGTACCTATGCGCCAGGAATCGTCATTACCGACCCGCATACACAAATACACCGTCCTGCTGCTAGCAAGGACGGTGCAGAATTACAGAGCCGCTCATTACATCTGCCTGAACAGAAATAG
- a CDS encoding sugar phosphate isomerase/epimerase family protein, protein MGAMKIGLQLFTVRDNTASDFVGTLREIAAMGYKGVEFAGYGDIPADEMKALLTELNLTAIGSHISLKQLEENLEGEIAYLKTIGARYAILPYLFEEDRKDEAAWLRLIDKLNTFGEAFRSNGIVFAYHNHDFEFTSKLDGQYVFDAIYERVSPEHLQVEMDLGWVQYSGLNPLEYVAKYKGRLPLLHLKDFRNGKPGEPIDTVELGQGDLNLPEIIEAAGKADVEWIIVEQDRCANPPLESVRTSKQWLDENYTR, encoded by the coding sequence ATGGGAGCGATGAAGATTGGCCTGCAGCTTTTTACTGTGCGTGACAACACGGCAAGCGACTTCGTGGGAACATTGAGAGAGATCGCAGCAATGGGGTATAAGGGTGTCGAATTTGCTGGTTACGGAGATATTCCTGCGGACGAGATGAAAGCGCTGCTTACGGAACTGAACTTGACGGCGATCGGCAGCCATATCAGCCTCAAGCAGTTGGAGGAGAATCTGGAAGGCGAGATCGCCTACCTGAAGACAATCGGAGCCCGCTATGCCATTTTGCCGTATTTGTTTGAAGAGGATCGCAAGGATGAGGCAGCCTGGCTTCGCCTGATCGACAAGCTGAATACCTTCGGCGAAGCATTCCGCAGCAACGGAATTGTGTTCGCTTACCATAACCATGATTTTGAATTCACGTCCAAGCTGGACGGCCAATATGTGTTCGATGCGATATATGAACGTGTCTCGCCAGAACATCTTCAGGTGGAGATGGATCTGGGCTGGGTGCAATATTCGGGTCTGAATCCGCTGGAGTATGTTGCCAAGTACAAGGGCAGGCTGCCGCTGCTCCATCTGAAGGACTTCCGCAATGGGAAGCCTGGCGAACCGATTGATACCGTGGAGCTGGGACAGGGCGATCTGAACCTGCCGGAAATTATCGAGGCAGCGGGCAAAGCCGATGTGGAATGGATCATTGTGGAGCAAGACCGCTGCGCTAACCCGCCGCTGGAATCCGTGCGCACAAGCAAGCAATGGCTGGACGAAAACTATACACGTTAA
- a CDS encoding Gfo/Idh/MocA family protein, translated as MSKIRVAVIGCGAIAQRRHIPEFQLNPHVELVAFVDPKLERAQQCAEPFGAKAYADHLSMLAEVKPDAVSVCTPNATHASISIDAAKAGAHVLVEKPMAASDEEAAAMIEAAQASGVYLMVGHNQRLMPPHVKAKEVLQTGKLGRVLSFRTSFGHPGPENWSVDGKGSWFFRKEEAIMGAMGDLGVHKADLIRWLLEDEVAVVGGLISTIDKQTDVDDNAVCVLQMKSGAIGSLVASWTYYKGEDNSTVLWCEKGVLKIGTHPVDQVIAELVDGSVERYQVGEIATNDKQTVSGVIDAFVDSIVTKTPPSISGEEGRRSLNVILAAFESQSTGRMIPLN; from the coding sequence ATGAGCAAAATTAGAGTTGCTGTTATCGGTTGTGGAGCGATCGCACAGAGAAGACATATTCCAGAATTTCAGTTAAATCCTCATGTCGAGCTGGTTGCATTCGTCGACCCGAAGCTCGAGCGTGCGCAGCAATGCGCGGAGCCGTTCGGCGCGAAGGCTTATGCGGATCATCTGTCGATGCTGGCTGAAGTGAAGCCCGATGCGGTCAGCGTCTGTACTCCGAATGCAACCCATGCGTCAATCTCGATCGACGCGGCCAAGGCGGGTGCGCATGTGCTCGTAGAGAAGCCGATGGCAGCGTCGGATGAGGAAGCGGCGGCGATGATCGAGGCCGCTCAGGCAAGTGGTGTCTATCTGATGGTTGGACACAATCAACGTCTGATGCCTCCCCATGTGAAGGCGAAGGAGGTGCTGCAGACGGGCAAGCTCGGACGTGTGCTGTCCTTCCGCACCTCCTTCGGCCATCCGGGGCCGGAGAATTGGAGCGTCGATGGCAAGGGAAGCTGGTTCTTCCGCAAGGAAGAAGCCATTATGGGCGCGATGGGTGATCTGGGCGTGCATAAGGCGGATCTGATTCGCTGGCTGCTGGAGGACGAAGTGGCTGTGGTAGGCGGTCTGATCTCTACGATCGACAAGCAGACGGATGTGGATGACAATGCGGTATGCGTACTGCAGATGAAGAGCGGGGCGATCGGTTCGCTCGTCGCAAGCTGGACGTACTACAAGGGCGAGGACAACAGCACGGTGCTATGGTGCGAGAAGGGTGTGCTCAAGATCGGCACGCATCCTGTCGACCAGGTTATCGCAGAGCTGGTGGACGGCTCGGTCGAGCGTTATCAGGTTGGCGAGATTGCCACCAATGACAAGCAGACGGTGAGCGGCGTCATCGACGCGTTCGTGGACAGTATCGTCACCAAGACGCCTCCATCGATCTCTGGCGAAGAAGGACGTCGTTCGCTGAACGTAATCCTGGCGGCGTTCGAATCGCAGAGCACAGGCCGGATGATCCCATTGAACTAA
- a CDS encoding AraC family transcriptional regulator: protein MDPLMLKEDRMHGDPGYPASLYQMSYKAHQPMLELHWHEEFEFLMITQGTASMRVGVEDYEVKAGEAIFVNSGELHSGSILGEEDCSFLALVFHSNLVHSAVPDTIQQQYLLAIMEQRLRLPVHLRADSSEHQLLLSRIAELLRLHERCPPMYELSAKGLICLLLADLLRLGTEGQLGAPPSPPVKSYKVQRLKAVIEYIHTHYAQPIRLSDLAAVVSMNEAYFCRFFKEMTRTTPVDYINQYRLQHAAAMIRATDKKMTEIAMDVGFNNVSYFIEVFKRYFGCPPTAFKKLQHETAESGR, encoded by the coding sequence ATGGACCCGTTGATGCTCAAGGAGGACAGAATGCATGGCGACCCCGGCTACCCGGCCAGCCTGTACCAGATGTCCTACAAGGCTCACCAGCCGATGCTGGAGCTGCATTGGCACGAAGAATTCGAGTTTTTGATGATCACGCAAGGTACGGCATCGATGCGTGTCGGGGTGGAGGATTATGAGGTGAAGGCGGGAGAGGCTATATTCGTCAATAGCGGCGAGCTGCATTCGGGATCGATTCTTGGCGAGGAGGATTGCTCCTTTCTTGCGCTCGTGTTCCACAGCAATCTGGTTCATAGCGCTGTTCCCGATACCATCCAGCAGCAATATCTCTTGGCGATCATGGAGCAGAGGCTCCGGCTTCCTGTTCACCTCAGAGCGGATTCCAGCGAGCACCAGTTGCTTCTCTCCCGAATCGCAGAGCTGCTGCGGCTGCACGAGCGCTGTCCGCCTATGTATGAGCTGTCCGCCAAGGGCCTGATCTGCCTGCTGTTAGCTGACCTGCTCCGGCTAGGAACAGAAGGCCAACTGGGCGCACCGCCTTCTCCTCCGGTCAAGTCCTATAAGGTCCAGCGGCTCAAGGCGGTGATTGAATATATTCACACGCACTATGCCCAGCCGATCCGCCTGAGCGATCTGGCCGCGGTGGTGTCGATGAACGAGGCTTATTTTTGCCGCTTCTTCAAGGAGATGACCCGGACAACGCCTGTCGATTACATCAACCAGTATCGATTACAGCATGCGGCGGCTATGATTCGAGCGACCGATAAGAAAATGACCGAGATTGCGATGGATGTCGGCTTTAATAATGTCAGCTATTTCATCGAGGTGTTCAAACGATACTTCGGCTGCCCTCCGACCGCCTTCAAAAAATTACAGCATGAAACCGCTGAATCTGGACGCTGA
- the yicI gene encoding alpha-xylosidase translates to MKFTDGYWQVREGLVVHYPVDVRDVVKSGSALSVHTAVRPIERKGDTLNSTLLNVELSSPLPDVIRVRWMRHAGRRQTGPAFELYGSPDTQATVSEGESTVELESGGLRAVVQTKGDWGITFHNYGKKATASKTRSAAHIQAADGSTYFREQLTLGVGEHIYGLGERFTPFIKNGQVVDIWNEDGGTSSEQAYKNVPFYLSSEGYGIFVNHPGKVSFEVGSEAVSKMQFSVPGEQLEYYVIGGATLKDVLRNYTSLTGKPALPPAWSFGLWLTTSFTTNYDEMTVNHFIDGMAQRNVPLHVFHFDCFWMREYQWCDFEWDPAVFPDPPGMLKRLKSKGLKICVWINSYIAQKSPLFQEGMEKGYFVKTSTGDVWQWDMWQAGMALVDFTNPEATAWYQEKLERLIDMGVDSFKTDFGERIPTDVVYYDGSDPVKMHNYYTFLYNKAVFELLERKLGKNEAMLFARSATAGGQQFPVHWGGDCSANYDSMAETLRGGLSLGLSGFGFWSHDISGFEHTAPPDIYKRWVAFGLLSSHSRLHGNHSYRVPWLFDEESVDVLRYFTQLKSKLMPYLFGSAVEATQWGAPMMRAMVLEFAQDPTCHYLDRQYMLGDSLLVAPIFREDGLVTYYVPQGTWTHFITGRRIEGCSWHTEEHGYMSLPLLARPGSLIAVGRNDQRPDYDYADGVTFHLFELADGQSVVSRVPNLQGERELQVTAMRSGSRIELLAEGSGKPWQLMLRGIEQVKGVEGAQMSATNQGVLVTPTAAQGKVIISLKTL, encoded by the coding sequence ATGAAATTCACAGACGGTTACTGGCAGGTTCGAGAGGGACTGGTGGTGCACTATCCAGTCGATGTGCGCGATGTCGTCAAGAGCGGAAGCGCCTTGTCGGTGCATACGGCGGTGCGCCCGATCGAGCGCAAGGGCGATACATTGAACAGCACGCTGCTGAATGTGGAGCTCAGCTCCCCGCTGCCGGATGTCATCCGCGTGCGCTGGATGCGTCATGCAGGCAGACGTCAGACGGGGCCGGCATTCGAGCTGTACGGCAGTCCAGATACACAGGCAACGGTGAGTGAAGGCGAGTCCACAGTAGAGCTGGAGAGCGGCGGCCTGCGGGCTGTCGTGCAGACCAAGGGCGATTGGGGCATCACCTTTCATAATTACGGCAAAAAAGCAACCGCTTCCAAGACGAGATCGGCGGCTCATATCCAGGCCGCGGACGGCTCGACTTACTTCCGCGAGCAGCTAACGCTTGGCGTAGGCGAGCACATCTATGGTCTGGGGGAGCGCTTCACCCCCTTTATCAAAAACGGTCAGGTCGTCGACATCTGGAACGAGGATGGCGGCACCAGCAGCGAGCAGGCTTACAAAAATGTTCCGTTCTATCTATCCAGTGAAGGTTATGGCATCTTCGTCAACCATCCGGGGAAGGTGTCCTTCGAGGTCGGGTCGGAGGCGGTCTCCAAGATGCAGTTCAGTGTACCGGGCGAGCAGCTAGAGTATTATGTGATCGGCGGTGCGACATTGAAGGACGTGCTGCGCAACTATACGAGTCTCACAGGCAAGCCGGCGCTGCCGCCAGCCTGGTCCTTCGGACTATGGCTGACCACCTCGTTCACGACCAATTATGATGAGATGACGGTGAACCATTTTATCGACGGCATGGCACAGCGCAATGTGCCGCTGCATGTATTCCATTTCGACTGCTTCTGGATGCGAGAGTATCAGTGGTGTGACTTCGAATGGGACCCGGCGGTATTCCCTGATCCGCCGGGGATGCTGAAGCGGCTCAAGAGCAAGGGACTGAAAATCTGTGTCTGGATCAACTCCTATATTGCGCAGAAGTCGCCATTATTTCAGGAGGGCATGGAGAAGGGGTATTTCGTCAAAACCTCAACCGGCGACGTGTGGCAATGGGATATGTGGCAGGCGGGGATGGCTCTGGTCGACTTCACGAACCCGGAGGCAACCGCCTGGTACCAGGAGAAGCTGGAGCGTCTGATTGATATGGGCGTCGATTCGTTCAAGACCGATTTCGGCGAGCGTATACCGACCGATGTGGTCTATTATGACGGATCGGACCCGGTGAAGATGCACAACTACTATACCTTCTTGTATAACAAAGCGGTATTTGAACTGCTGGAGCGCAAGCTCGGGAAGAACGAGGCGATGCTGTTCGCCCGCTCTGCGACCGCTGGCGGACAGCAGTTCCCGGTGCACTGGGGCGGCGATTGCTCTGCCAACTATGATTCAATGGCGGAGACGCTGCGCGGCGGTCTGTCGCTCGGCCTGTCCGGCTTCGGCTTCTGGAGCCATGACATCAGCGGCTTCGAGCATACGGCTCCGCCGGACATCTACAAGCGCTGGGTAGCCTTCGGGCTGCTGTCCTCTCACAGTCGCCTGCATGGCAATCATTCGTATCGGGTGCCATGGCTGTTCGATGAGGAATCAGTGGACGTGCTGCGCTACTTCACACAGCTCAAATCGAAGCTGATGCCGTACCTGTTCGGCTCGGCTGTCGAAGCCACACAGTGGGGTGCGCCGATGATGCGGGCGATGGTGCTGGAGTTCGCACAGGACCCGACCTGTCACTATCTTGACCGTCAATATATGCTGGGCGACAGTCTGCTGGTCGCACCGATCTTCCGCGAGGATGGCCTCGTCACGTATTATGTGCCGCAAGGGACATGGACACATTTCATTACCGGTCGCAGGATCGAGGGTTGTTCCTGGCATACGGAGGAGCATGGCTATATGAGTCTGCCGCTGCTGGCCAGGCCGGGAAGTCTGATCGCTGTGGGGCGTAATGATCAGAGGCCGGACTATGACTATGCCGATGGGGTAACCTTCCATCTGTTCGAGCTTGCAGATGGCCAGAGCGTGGTGAGCCGCGTTCCTAATCTGCAGGGCGAACGGGAGCTGCAGGTCACGGCCATGCGCAGCGGAAGCCGAATTGAGCTGCTTGCTGAAGGAAGCGGCAAGCCATGGCAGTTGATGCTGCGCGGCATCGAGCAGGTGAAGGGTGTGGAGGGGGCACAGATGTCAGCCACGAATCAGGGTGTGCTGGTGACTCCGACTGCTGCACAAGGCAAGGTAATTATTTCACTGAAGACACTGTAG
- a CDS encoding metallophosphoesterase family protein, protein MEKLAILSDIHGNLPALEAVIADVERRGIKRIICLGDLVGKGPDSDKAVDRIRSTCQTVIRGNWDDFMPNPADNDIVRWHRARLGEERLDYLRSLPFALEFRMSGKLVRLFHASPRSVYERIQPWDSVEKRLSLLDPSERTPSAAICDVAGYGDIHNAYVQHLSGRMLFNTGSVGNPLDMPQASYAILEGEMDTEESAPFSLQLARVPYPIEQAVQDAIDADMPDLEHYVQELRTARYRGLNN, encoded by the coding sequence ATGGAGAAACTGGCAATACTGTCTGATATTCATGGCAATCTGCCGGCATTGGAGGCCGTAATTGCGGACGTGGAGCGCCGTGGAATCAAGCGCATCATCTGCTTGGGAGATCTGGTCGGCAAGGGACCGGACTCGGACAAGGCAGTCGATCGCATCCGATCGACATGCCAGACGGTTATTCGCGGCAATTGGGATGACTTCATGCCCAATCCGGCGGACAATGATATAGTGCGTTGGCATCGCGCCAGATTGGGAGAGGAGCGGCTCGACTACCTCAGGTCGCTGCCCTTTGCGCTGGAATTCCGTATGAGCGGCAAGCTGGTGAGGCTGTTCCATGCTTCGCCTCGCAGTGTGTACGAGCGTATCCAGCCATGGGATAGCGTAGAGAAGCGCCTGTCGCTGCTCGATCCATCGGAGAGGACGCCGAGCGCAGCCATATGCGATGTAGCAGGCTATGGAGATATTCATAATGCATATGTCCAGCATCTGTCTGGGAGAATGCTGTTCAACACCGGCAGTGTTGGTAACCCGCTGGACATGCCGCAAGCCTCTTACGCCATTCTGGAGGGGGAGATGGATACGGAGGAATCAGCTCCGTTCAGCCTGCAATTGGCGCGTGTGCCATACCCTATCGAGCAGGCGGTTCAGGATGCAATCGATGCGGACATGCCGGATCTGGAGCATTATGTGCAGGAGCTGCGGACTGCCAGGTATCGAGGGTTGAACAATTGA